One part of the Triplophysa dalaica isolate WHDGS20190420 chromosome 25, ASM1584641v1, whole genome shotgun sequence genome encodes these proteins:
- the si:dkey-211g8.7 gene encoding LOW QUALITY PROTEIN: free fatty acid receptor 3 (The sequence of the model RefSeq protein was modified relative to this genomic sequence to represent the inferred CDS: inserted 2 bases in 1 codon), with protein sequence MSEDVPTAVFLPVYIITFLIGFPNSVLAFYSCIRKIRSKPFPIDIFMLNLVVSDLIFLTFLPLKMKEAADNMIWNMPYILCLVHLFLFFLPIYSTCLFLAAISIERYVCVAFPVNYRSPRRITYAIVICVAIWMLCVITSVFGYKAILTYTTPEDMTNXTQNLRCYSYFSTRQLKDLLTMRLVVVVPFFCLPLIICLFCYINAIRILLKLPLIKRRRRLRAIGLALGTLIVFAICFAPYNASHIVGYIRQEDPNWRMKVLMLTTLNAGLDPFIFYCISWEMRSVIKICVQGFFQLINCLK encoded by the exons ATGTCAGAAGACGTTCCCACAGCAGTTTTTCTTCCTGTATACATCATAACTTTCCTGATCGGCTTCCCGAATTCTGTATTGGCATTCTATTCCTGCATTCGCAAGATTCGCAGTAAACCTTTCCCTATTGACATATTCATGTTAAACCTCGTGGTGTCAGACCTCATCTTTCTCACCTTCCTACCTTTAAAGATGAAAGAAGCAGCAGATAATATGATCTGGAACATGCCCTATATCCTGTGCTTGGTTCATCTATTCCTGTTCTTTCTGCCAATTTACAGCACCTGCCTGTTTTTGGCAGCAATTAGCATTGAACGCTATGTGTGTGTCGCTTTCCCGGTAAATTATAGAAGTCCAAGGAGGATCACTTATGCAATAGTAATATGTGTTGCCATCTGGATGCTATGTGTTATAACTtcagtgtttggttacaaggcTATACTAACATACACAACTCCTGAAGACATGACTAA CACACAGAACCTTAGATGTTACAGTTACTTTTCCACGAGGCAACTCAAAGATCTGCTTACAATGCGACTGGTTGTTGTAGTGCCGTTTTTCTGCCTTCCTTTGATCATTTGCTTATTTTGTTACATCAATGCTATTCGTATTTTGTTAAAGCTTCCTCTTATCAAACGCCGTCGCAGACTCAGGGCGATCGGACTAGCACTCGGGACTCTCATTGTGTTTGCTATTTGTTTTGCACCGTACAATGCATCGCACATAGTGGGCTACATAAGACAAGAGGATCCGAATTGGCGTATGAAAGTTTTAATGCTGACCACTTTAAATGCAGGTCTTGatccttttattttttactgcatCTCTTGGGAGATGCGAAGTGTCATTAAAATATGCGTACAAGGCTTTTTTCAGTTAATTAAttgtttaaagtaa
- the si:dkey-211g8.6 gene encoding free fatty acid receptor 2: MANFDAQLLLPFYILTFSIGLPANILAFFTFCRKVHRKPTPIDILLLNLTVSDLIFLMVLPFKMKEAIDGMNWNLPYYLCPIISFLFFSTIYTSTLFLTAISIERYLGVAFPIRYALGRRPRNAAIASFFLWLLGFLNLSIVYIVPNINSSNPTNQDNVEIMCYDNFTQEQLEILLPVRLELFLMLFCIPLLICCFCYINFIRILSNLPHLGRRRRLRAIGLAVGTLLVFTLSFSPYNISHVVGYIHGNSEGWRNFALISSTLNACLDPIIFYFSSAAVRSAIRACANGLRDKLHIVRYRRFQCCPLLETSRTEANRDTNPPMDLK; encoded by the coding sequence ATGGCCAATTTTGATGCCCAGCTTCTTTTGCCATTCTACATTCTCACCTTCTCGATCGGCCTCCCCGCCAACATTCTGGCCTTCTTTACATTCTGCCGAAAGGTCCACCGCAAGCCTACCCCGATCGATATTCTCCTGCTGAACCTGACAGTATCTGACCTCATCTTCCTCATGGTCCTGCCCTTCAAGATGAAAGAAGCTATCGACGGTATGAACTGGAACCTGCCGTATTACTTGTGTCCCATTAttagttttcttttcttctccacCATCTACACCAGCACATTGTTTCTAACAGCGATCAGCATAGAGCGCTACCTGGGCGTCGCATTTCCAATCCGATACGCGCTAGGACGACGGCCACGCAACGCTGCCATTGCAAGTTTCTTCCTTTGGCTTCTGGGCTTTCTTAACCTCAGCATTGTGTACATAGTGCCAAACATCAACTCAAGTAACCCCACGAATCAAGATAACGTGGAAATAATGTGCTATGATAACTTCACCCAAGAGCAGCTTGAAATTCTACTTCCTGTTCGCCTGGAACTTTTTCTCATGCTCTTTTGCATACCCCTCCTCATCTGCTGCTTCTGTTATATAAACTTTATTCGAATTCTATCTAATCTGCCCCACCTGGGACGACGTCGTAGACTCAGGGCCATTGGACTTGCAGTTGGGACGCTGCTGGTTTTCACGCTCAGTTTCAGCCCGTATAACATCTCACATGTAGTCGGTTATATCCATGGTAATAGTGAGGGGTGGCGCAATTTTGCTTTAATTTCTAGTACCCTGAATGCATGTTTGGACCCCATCATCTTTTACTTCTCCTCGGCCGCTGTCAGGAGTGCCATAAGAGCCTGCGCTAATGGTTTAAGGGACAAGCTGCACATTGTGAGATACAGACGGTTTCAATGCTGCCCCCTGCTGGAGACCTCCAGGACTGAGGCCAACAGAGACACAAATCCACCTATGGACCTGAAATGA
- the si:dkey-211g8.9 gene encoding free fatty acid receptor 3 translates to MEVNVSTCLSLLVYIFTFLLGLPANLLVLFVYVRKARKHGATPNVVYALNLCVANLALVSWMPIKVTETVLRGWKLPAAVCPIYSFFLFSSLYGSSLLLTAVVVGRYLSIAYPITYKIYRRARTSCLVSAILWALVIVHCGLALIVEGGGQFVSFTELNASSCYENFTHEQLKLLVPLRLEMSLALFLVPLMMSAFCTLRCVVLVRRSCLSSVGKRRVLIIALSTLAVFVVCYGPYNISHVVGFVQYTNVEWRSEAMLTSSCNVFLEPVIMLMMSPWTPKDLVDRMCNRRGTKSSYRSWHLGNGKESSKNLQGTAHGVTTITKQH, encoded by the coding sequence TTATATCTTCACATTTCTGCTTGGACTTCCTGCCAACCTCCTTGTTCTTTTCGTCTACGTCCGGAAAGCTCGAAAACACGGTGCCACACCCAACGTAGTTTACGCTCTCAACCTGTGCGTAGCAAATTTGGCACTCGTCTCATGGATGCCCATCAAAGTAACCGAGACGGTCCTTCGGGGCTGGAAACTTCCAGCTGCGGTGTGTCCCATTTACAGCTTCTTTCTGTTCTCCTCACTTTACGGGAGCAGCCTTCTGCTCACAGCCGTGGTCGTGGGCCGCTACCTGAGCATTGCCTACCCCATTACCTACAAGATTTACCGCAGAGCCCGAACTTCTTGCCTGGTGAGTGCCATCTTGTGGGCTTTGGTGATTGTACACTGTGGTCTTGCTTTGATTGTGGAAGGAGGAGGCCAGTTCGTTTCATTTACGGAACTGAACGCCTCCTCATGCTATGAGAACTTCACACACGAGCAGTTAAAACTTCTGGTGCCGTTGCGTTTAGAGATGTCGCTGGCTCTGTTCCTGGTGCCTTTGATGATGTCGGCGTTCTGCACTTTGCGCTGCGTAGTGCTCGTGAGGCGCTCTTGCTTGTCCTCGGTTGGTAAAAGGAGGGTGCTCATAATTGCACTCTCAACACTGGCGGTGTTTGTGGTCTGCTATGGACCCTACAACATATCTCACgtggtggggtttgttcagtACACCAACGTGGAATGGAGAAGCGAAGCCATGCTGACCAGCTCCTGCAACGTCTTCCTGGAGCCTGTGATCATGCTGATGATGTCGCCATGGACACCAAAGGATTTAGTTGACAGAATGTGCAACAGGCGAGGAACTAAATCCAGCTACAGGTCGTGGCATTTGGGCAATGGTAAGGAATCTTCCAAGAACCTTCAAGGGACTGCACACGGGGTGACGACTATAACCAAGCAGCACTGA